One window of Nocardia sp. NBC_00508 genomic DNA carries:
- a CDS encoding TetR family transcriptional regulator: protein MPAHRAPEPDNRVRDAERTKRCLLEAALEEFAARGYAGARVGDIAERAGVNKQLITYYFGGKEGLYQAMPQRWLERESTIGDPALPLTEVVTNYLRDVLHDPRGVRLLMWRGLSDPSPHVDHPITAEDVADTERRQELGEIAADLDPAAFRLAVLGMVVVPVLLSAQVRELFGMDARSEDFERHYGEQLRRILAHLTDSRSEREIS from the coding sequence GTGCCCGCACACCGCGCCCCCGAACCCGACAACCGCGTCCGCGATGCCGAACGCACCAAACGCTGCCTGCTGGAGGCCGCCTTGGAGGAGTTCGCCGCACGGGGTTACGCAGGCGCTCGGGTCGGCGACATCGCCGAGCGCGCCGGCGTCAACAAGCAGCTGATCACCTACTACTTCGGCGGCAAAGAAGGCCTTTACCAGGCGATGCCGCAACGCTGGCTGGAGCGGGAGTCCACCATCGGTGATCCGGCGTTGCCGCTGACGGAGGTGGTCACCAACTACCTGCGCGACGTGCTGCACGACCCGCGCGGCGTTCGATTGCTCATGTGGCGGGGACTATCCGATCCGAGCCCGCACGTCGACCACCCGATCACAGCGGAGGATGTCGCCGACACCGAGCGACGCCAAGAGCTCGGCGAGATCGCGGCCGACCTCGACCCGGCCGCCTTCCGTCTCGCGGTGCTGGGGATGGTCGTCGTGCCGGTGCTGCTGTCCGCGCAGGTCCGCGAGTTGTTCGGCATGGATGCGCGGTCGGAGGACTTCGAGCGGCACTACGGCGAACAGTTGCGCCGCATTCTCGCCCATCTCACCGATTCCCGTTCCGAAAGAGAGATCTCATGA
- a CDS encoding TIGR03620 family F420-dependent LLM class oxidoreductase: MRLHSHLPRTGIWVNGLDLQPPSAAAESAAELEELGLGAIWLSEGLAYDPFVTAAGLLSATRSLVVGTGIAVIYGRHPHWMRASARAVLDAHPDRFVFGLGTSNPRVVEEVLGLEYRAPLATLRGYLDDLDAPDGLQAQLGLPQSGRLPRVLAALGPRALDLARARADGAITYLVSPEHTAQARAVLGPDRLLVVEQAVVVGADDDDARARAHAHVGAYLANPGYRASWQRLGFSDADLAEPGSARLVDALVTIGENQVAERIAAHLAAGADHVCLQALPQEPFTIPAQQWKLLAAIGSAS; the protein is encoded by the coding sequence ATGAGGTTGCACTCGCACTTGCCACGCACGGGCATCTGGGTGAACGGGCTCGATTTGCAGCCGCCGTCCGCGGCCGCGGAGTCGGCCGCCGAGCTGGAGGAGCTGGGCCTCGGCGCGATATGGCTCAGCGAAGGGCTCGCGTACGACCCGTTCGTCACTGCCGCGGGATTGCTTTCCGCGACACGGTCGCTGGTGGTCGGAACGGGTATCGCGGTGATCTACGGTCGTCATCCGCACTGGATGCGGGCTTCGGCCCGAGCGGTGCTCGATGCGCACCCGGATCGGTTCGTGTTCGGACTGGGGACCTCCAACCCGCGTGTGGTCGAAGAGGTGCTCGGGCTCGAATACCGCGCGCCGCTGGCGACATTGCGCGGCTACCTCGACGATCTCGACGCGCCGGACGGCCTGCAGGCGCAGCTCGGCCTCCCGCAATCGGGCAGGCTGCCTCGGGTGCTCGCGGCGCTCGGTCCGCGCGCATTGGACCTCGCCCGCGCTCGGGCGGACGGCGCCATCACCTATCTGGTCTCTCCCGAGCACACCGCGCAGGCCCGCGCCGTTCTCGGGCCGGATCGGTTGCTGGTCGTCGAGCAGGCGGTTGTCGTCGGGGCCGATGACGACGACGCCCGCGCGAGGGCCCATGCGCACGTCGGCGCGTACCTCGCCAACCCGGGGTATCGCGCGAGCTGGCAGCGGCTCGGCTTCTCCGACGCCGATCTGGCCGAACCCGGCAGTGCCAGGTTGGTCGACGCCCTGGTCACCATCGGCGAGAACCAGGTGGCCGAACGAATCGCCGCCCATCTCGCCGCCGGTGCCGATCACGTCTGCCTGCAGGCGCTACCGCAGGAGCCGTTCACCATTCCGGCCCAGCAGTGGAAGTTGTTGGCGGCCATCGGTTCCGCTTCGTGA
- a CDS encoding aminotransferase class I/II-fold pyridoxal phosphate-dependent enzyme has translation MHVRDKAVDADRAIDTGTVMGPHRFRNNQRMVPASEAAWQLATDNGMLGIRVDARKGQNRLRDTRTGHEFLNLASCSYLGLNNHPTVIESGIAALREENVTGLAMAECRIRLEVVHRLEEELSELFGARVVPSISCGVLSAAVLPLLASGHLTDTDPLVVVFDRFAHFSLNFVKPIVADEALVLTCPHNDIQFLEDVCKKYPRVAYVCEGVYSTGGHADLAGIKFLQERYGMYVYLDDSHGLSTQGPNGAGYARSVFRELDDRTMIVASLAKAFGSTGGIAMIGSSGKFDFLYRTGPMGWSQGLRTAAVGTTRGSIAVHHTPELGARQRQLAENIGIFDRRMKDRDVRGTGSHIKFVTVGDNDRAVRLSTELYRRGYYCSAMFFPIVARGRAGVRMMLRGDMTKTMTEDFVTVLEDVLEEFT, from the coding sequence ATGCACGTCAGAGACAAGGCGGTCGACGCGGACCGGGCGATCGACACCGGCACCGTCATGGGACCGCACCGGTTCCGGAACAACCAGCGAATGGTCCCGGCCAGTGAGGCGGCCTGGCAGCTCGCCACGGACAACGGAATGCTCGGAATCCGCGTCGACGCCAGGAAGGGCCAGAACCGGTTGCGCGACACCCGGACCGGGCACGAGTTCCTCAATCTGGCGTCGTGCTCCTACCTCGGGCTGAACAATCACCCGACCGTCATCGAGTCCGGCATCGCGGCTCTGCGGGAGGAGAACGTCACGGGATTGGCCATGGCCGAGTGCCGAATTCGGTTGGAGGTCGTGCATCGGCTGGAGGAGGAGCTGTCCGAGCTGTTCGGCGCGCGCGTGGTGCCGTCGATCTCCTGCGGTGTGCTGAGTGCCGCCGTCTTGCCGCTGCTGGCGTCGGGGCATCTGACCGACACCGATCCGCTGGTCGTCGTCTTCGATCGGTTCGCGCACTTCTCGCTGAACTTCGTCAAACCGATCGTGGCCGACGAAGCGCTGGTACTGACGTGTCCGCACAACGACATCCAGTTTCTCGAGGACGTGTGCAAGAAGTATCCCCGCGTGGCCTATGTGTGCGAAGGCGTCTATTCCACCGGCGGCCACGCCGATCTGGCGGGCATCAAGTTCCTCCAGGAACGGTATGGGATGTACGTCTACCTCGACGATTCACACGGACTGTCCACCCAGGGCCCGAACGGTGCGGGGTACGCGCGGTCGGTGTTCCGGGAACTCGATGACCGGACCATGATCGTGGCCTCGCTCGCCAAGGCGTTCGGCAGCACAGGCGGCATCGCGATGATCGGTTCGTCCGGAAAGTTCGACTTCCTTTATCGCACCGGTCCGATGGGCTGGTCGCAGGGGCTGCGCACCGCCGCCGTGGGGACGACACGGGGCAGCATCGCCGTCCATCACACGCCCGAACTCGGCGCGCGCCAGCGTCAGCTGGCGGAGAACATCGGCATATTCGACCGGCGGATGAAGGACCGCGACGTCCGCGGCACCGGATCGCACATCAAGTTCGTCACCGTCGGCGACAACGACCGCGCCGTGCGGCTGTCCACCGAGCTGTACCGGCGCGGTTACTACTGTTCGGCGATGTTCTTCCCGATTGTGGCGCGTGGACGGGCCGGTGTCCGGATGATGCTGCGCGGCGATATGACCAAGACGATGACGGAGGACTTCGTCACCGTTCTCGAGGACGTCCTGGAAGAGTTCACATGA
- a CDS encoding helix-turn-helix domain-containing protein, whose product MDAVVEGVSGGLRHLRRARNMTLAALAERTGLTDGYLSNVENGVTAPSLSTLATLATVLGADMSAFFPPTRHSTVHVHRAHGGKHAWVNSSSAETHTILSARSIDPSFTGLLSRISPSESATGYARFGERLLVVLEGEIEMQIGARNFRLAPGETLHYSAHPQHLLKVTSTEPAVILWIVTPSVL is encoded by the coding sequence ATGGATGCGGTCGTGGAAGGAGTGAGTGGAGGACTGCGACACCTGCGCCGCGCGCGAAATATGACGCTGGCGGCACTCGCCGAACGAACCGGTCTCACCGACGGCTACCTCTCCAATGTGGAGAACGGGGTCACCGCACCGAGCCTCAGCACTCTCGCGACCCTCGCGACGGTACTCGGCGCGGACATGTCGGCGTTCTTCCCGCCGACAAGGCATTCGACGGTGCACGTCCACCGTGCGCACGGCGGCAAGCACGCATGGGTGAACAGCAGCAGCGCGGAAACCCACACGATCCTGTCCGCCCGGTCCATCGATCCGAGCTTCACCGGCCTGCTCAGCCGGATCAGCCCGTCGGAATCCGCCACGGGCTACGCGCGTTTCGGTGAACGTCTCCTGGTGGTGCTCGAGGGGGAGATCGAGATGCAGATCGGCGCCAGGAACTTTCGGCTCGCGCCCGGTGAGACCCTGCACTACTCCGCGCATCCCCAGCATCTGCTGAAGGTGACCTCGACCGAACCCGCGGTGATCCTGTGGATCGTGACGCCCTCGGTGCTGTGA
- a CDS encoding carbohydrate ABC transporter permease — protein sequence MRRPDARRAVTSYVLLLPSLVGVGAFLLLPILVVAWLSLHSWNLLGPMEFVGLRNWRSVLADPAFGHALLVTSALTAIVVPVQTVLGFAVAALLARRGATGLRVMYALPWMCAPVAVGVVWQWMFAPTGGALNAALDRRIEWLSDPALALPSVAAVSVWANFGYVALFFVAGIRAIPCEILDAGALDGATGWRRIRWLVLPLLRPTMFFVLVTGVLTAFQTFDTVYALTKGGPGDRTDVVAMRMFSEAFDAARPGRAAVMALVVFAVMVAITIAQQRYFRKRTTYEF from the coding sequence ATGAGACGGCCTGATGCTCGTCGTGCCGTGACGAGTTACGTACTGCTGCTGCCGAGCCTGGTCGGAGTCGGGGCGTTCCTGCTGTTGCCGATCCTGGTGGTCGCCTGGCTCAGTCTGCACAGCTGGAATCTCTTGGGCCCCATGGAGTTCGTGGGGCTGCGGAACTGGCGCTCGGTGCTGGCGGATCCGGCGTTCGGGCATGCCCTGCTGGTGACGTCGGCGTTGACGGCGATCGTCGTGCCGGTGCAGACCGTGCTCGGCTTCGCGGTCGCGGCGCTACTGGCTCGGCGCGGCGCGACGGGTCTGCGGGTGATGTACGCGCTGCCGTGGATGTGTGCGCCGGTGGCGGTGGGTGTCGTGTGGCAATGGATGTTCGCCCCGACCGGCGGTGCGCTGAACGCCGCGCTCGACCGCCGCATCGAATGGCTGTCCGATCCGGCGCTGGCGCTGCCGTCGGTGGCCGCCGTGAGCGTGTGGGCGAATTTCGGGTACGTGGCGCTGTTCTTCGTGGCCGGGATCCGCGCGATTCCGTGCGAGATCCTGGACGCCGGCGCACTGGACGGCGCCACCGGCTGGCGCCGGATCCGGTGGCTGGTGCTGCCGCTGCTGCGGCCGACCATGTTCTTCGTCCTCGTCACCGGCGTGCTGACCGCCTTCCAGACCTTCGACACCGTGTACGCGTTGACCAAGGGCGGGCCGGGCGATCGCACGGATGTGGTTGCGATGCGGATGTTCTCCGAGGCATTCGACGCGGCACGGCCGGGCCGCGCCGCCGTGATGGCGCTCGTGGTGTTCGCGGTGATGGTCGCGATCACGATCGCGCAGCAGCGCTACTTCCGGAAGCGAACCACCTATGAGTTCTGA
- a CDS encoding helix-turn-helix domain-containing protein, which translates to MDRDALGAVTGLDKNALAVRVGARLRQIRRERGFTLAVLSQFCGVSVSYLSAVEKGINQPSLHTLAAITEALGASIPEVLVHEGQAPIRQARLPEQTPGTVDISHPQLDLRGHVVTALPGEYGRCPIDLDNRTLFLYVIAGTTVIRVDGAEYTLDAGDALDATRPQDVTWHSAGASTVVWASCPSA; encoded by the coding sequence GTGGATCGTGACGCCCTCGGTGCTGTGACCGGACTCGACAAGAACGCACTCGCCGTGCGCGTCGGCGCGCGACTGCGGCAGATACGGCGGGAGCGCGGGTTCACTCTCGCGGTGCTGTCGCAGTTCTGCGGGGTATCGGTGTCGTACCTGTCCGCCGTCGAGAAGGGAATCAACCAGCCTTCGCTGCACACGTTGGCTGCGATCACCGAGGCGCTCGGCGCCAGCATCCCGGAGGTGCTCGTCCACGAGGGACAGGCGCCGATCCGGCAGGCACGGCTGCCCGAGCAGACGCCGGGGACGGTCGACATCTCGCACCCGCAGCTCGATCTGCGCGGCCACGTCGTCACCGCCTTGCCCGGCGAGTACGGCAGGTGCCCGATCGACTTGGACAACCGCACGCTGTTTCTCTATGTCATCGCCGGTACGACCGTCATCCGTGTCGACGGCGCGGAGTACACACTCGACGCAGGAGACGCGCTGGACGCGACGAGACCGCAGGACGTGACCTGGCACAGTGCCGGCGCGTCTACCGTGGTCTGGGCTTCGTGCCCGAGTGCATGA
- a CDS encoding TetR/AcrR family transcriptional regulator, which produces MDRAESLPPGGTRADARRSRARLLAAARAAFAEGGVEVSFNEIARSAGVGPATLYRHFPRREDLIAAVVGDSLAEVTTLAGVLGVEDDPATALQRWVAELVSHIHRVRGLSDEIVRALEAPDSALAPYCAAALTAADSLLTRAKRAGRARPDVTTDDIIELATAIAWADNQSAPTRDTSERLLDLLFHGIVRPAEGDHPSPRV; this is translated from the coding sequence GTGGATCGTGCCGAATCGCTGCCACCAGGCGGTACCCGAGCGGATGCCCGGCGCAGCCGCGCGCGCCTGCTCGCCGCGGCGCGCGCCGCGTTCGCCGAGGGTGGGGTCGAGGTCTCGTTCAACGAGATCGCACGCAGCGCGGGCGTCGGCCCTGCCACGCTGTACCGGCATTTCCCGCGGCGGGAAGACCTCATCGCCGCCGTGGTCGGCGACAGCCTCGCCGAGGTCACTACCCTGGCCGGCGTCCTCGGCGTCGAGGACGATCCGGCCACCGCGCTCCAGCGATGGGTCGCCGAACTCGTCTCGCACATCCATCGCGTGCGCGGGCTCTCCGACGAGATCGTGCGAGCACTCGAGGCGCCCGACAGTGCGCTTGCCCCATACTGCGCCGCGGCCTTGACCGCGGCCGACTCCTTGCTCACCCGTGCCAAGCGAGCGGGGCGCGCACGTCCCGACGTGACCACCGACGACATCATCGAACTGGCCACCGCCATCGCGTGGGCCGACAACCAGTCCGCACCCACCCGCGACACCAGCGAACGTCTGCTGGATCTGCTGTTCCACGGCATCGTCCGCCCGGCGGAGGGCGACCACCCATCTCCTCGGGTCTGA
- a CDS encoding SDR family oxidoreductase, producing MTYLVTGVRGIVGRAVVDQLRAAGKPVRAASAQPDLATAPAGVELVGLDPADPRSVAAALDGVDKVFYYAAREGVDTFIDAAKSAGVAHIVLLSSIATEGDHNPIGAMHLAVEDPLRESGLPLTILRPGAFAANARAWFSSIKAERVVRQPFPDVQLTPIHEADLAAAAITALDDPARAGKIYPLTGPESLSHRQQVDAIAVALGEPIELIELSYEEAVESYYRPVLDLWAEAGTAPSPVGPTAESVTGTPARTFAQWAIDHVDDYR from the coding sequence ATGACCTACCTCGTCACCGGTGTCCGCGGCATTGTCGGTCGCGCTGTCGTCGATCAGCTGCGCGCCGCCGGAAAGCCGGTACGGGCGGCCAGTGCTCAACCCGACCTCGCCACCGCGCCCGCGGGTGTCGAACTGGTCGGACTCGACCCGGCCGATCCGCGCTCGGTCGCCGCCGCGCTCGACGGGGTGGACAAAGTCTTCTACTACGCTGCGCGCGAGGGCGTGGACACCTTCATCGACGCCGCGAAGTCCGCCGGTGTCGCGCACATCGTGTTGCTGTCCTCCATCGCGACGGAGGGTGACCACAACCCCATCGGCGCAATGCATCTCGCGGTAGAAGATCCGCTGCGCGAATCGGGGCTGCCGCTGACCATCCTGCGGCCGGGCGCCTTCGCGGCCAATGCCCGCGCTTGGTTCTCCAGCATCAAAGCCGAACGTGTTGTCCGCCAGCCCTTCCCGGACGTGCAGCTGACCCCGATCCACGAAGCCGACCTGGCCGCGGCGGCCATCACAGCACTCGACGATCCCGCCCGCGCGGGCAAGATCTACCCGCTCACCGGACCGGAATCCCTCTCGCACCGGCAGCAGGTCGACGCCATCGCCGTGGCCCTCGGCGAGCCGATCGAACTGATCGAACTGAGCTACGAGGAGGCGGTCGAGTCCTACTACCGTCCGGTGCTGGACCTCTGGGCCGAAGCCGGAACCGCCCCGAGCCCGGTCGGCCCCACCGCCGAATCGGTGACCGGCACCCCCGCCCGCACCTTCGCCCAGTGGGCCATCGACCACGTGGACGACTACCGCTGA
- a CDS encoding MaoC family dehydratase has protein sequence MKDPTLPAYIELEPGRFREEVGLRYEDYVVGHVFEHRPGRTITTTDNIWSSLLCLNQHPLHIDAVYAAETQFDQLLVSSLVTFGIVNGMTVKTISQRAVANLGWDKVRLSAPVFVGDTLYAETTIVAKRPSATRPGEGIVSVHTTGRNQDGVQVIEFDRTVLASMRDPTGDRLPGAGS, from the coding sequence ATGAAGGATCCGACGCTGCCGGCCTACATCGAACTGGAGCCAGGGCGGTTTCGCGAGGAAGTGGGCCTGCGCTATGAGGATTACGTCGTGGGCCACGTCTTCGAACACCGTCCCGGTCGCACGATCACGACCACGGACAACATCTGGAGCTCGCTGCTGTGCCTGAACCAGCACCCGCTCCACATCGACGCGGTCTACGCCGCCGAGACACAGTTCGACCAACTGCTGGTCTCCAGCCTGGTGACGTTCGGGATCGTGAACGGAATGACGGTCAAGACCATCAGCCAGCGGGCCGTCGCAAACTTGGGCTGGGACAAGGTCCGGCTCAGCGCGCCGGTGTTCGTGGGGGACACGCTGTATGCCGAAACCACGATCGTGGCCAAGCGTCCGTCTGCCACCCGGCCGGGAGAAGGCATCGTCTCCGTCCATACGACGGGCCGTAACCAGGACGGTGTACAGGTCATCGAGTTCGATCGCACCGTCCTCGCGTCCATGCGAGATCCGACCGGAGATCGGCTGCCTGGGGCTGGATCATGA
- the fabG gene encoding 3-oxoacyl-ACP reductase FabG: protein MGERVAVVSGAARGIGAAIAKRLAADGLRVGVLDLNGAACADTVQAITAAGGRAVALGADVSNEESVATAVQQLENELGAPTVVVNNAGILRDNLLFKMSVEDWDSVLNVHLRGSFLLTRAVQKYMVEQQWGRIVNMSSTSALGNRGQVNYSAAKAGLQGFTKTLAFELGKFGVTANAIAPGFIVTDMTAATAARVGVSFEDFQKAAAAQIPVQRVGRPEDIAHTASFLVSEGAGFVSGQVIYVAGGPTN from the coding sequence ATGGGCGAGCGAGTAGCAGTAGTGTCCGGCGCCGCGCGGGGAATCGGCGCGGCGATCGCCAAGCGCTTGGCGGCGGACGGTCTCCGAGTCGGCGTGCTGGATCTCAACGGGGCCGCCTGCGCGGACACCGTACAAGCGATCACCGCGGCAGGCGGGCGGGCCGTCGCGCTCGGCGCCGACGTGTCGAACGAGGAATCGGTCGCCACTGCCGTCCAGCAGCTGGAGAACGAACTCGGCGCGCCGACCGTGGTGGTCAACAACGCCGGCATCCTGCGCGACAACCTGCTGTTCAAGATGAGCGTCGAGGACTGGGACTCGGTGCTGAACGTGCACCTGCGCGGCTCTTTCCTGCTCACCCGCGCGGTGCAGAAGTACATGGTCGAGCAGCAGTGGGGGCGCATCGTCAATATGTCGAGCACCTCGGCGCTCGGCAACCGCGGCCAGGTCAACTACTCCGCGGCCAAGGCGGGCCTACAGGGCTTCACCAAGACCTTGGCGTTCGAGCTGGGCAAGTTCGGCGTCACCGCCAATGCCATCGCCCCCGGATTCATCGTCACCGACATGACCGCGGCCACCGCCGCCCGCGTCGGCGTCTCCTTCGAGGACTTCCAGAAGGCCGCCGCCGCGCAGATTCCGGTGCAGCGCGTCGGCCGCCCCGAGGACATCGCACACACCGCGTCCTTCCTGGTGAGCGAGGGCGCGGGATTCGTTTCCGGACAGGTGATCTACGTCGCGGGCGGCCCTACCAACTGA
- a CDS encoding HpcH/HpaI aldolase/citrate lyase family protein, whose amino-acid sequence MNVDPCMFYVPASRADTLLDTVPEHSIALVLDLEDSVPAHAKPTARARLRDIDLTGTDLAGVTVRINSIETPDGLLDIQTILALGGEIGGLPVQTVLVPKVVTGRDVAVYRSLLSGLADPPEIGSIIETVDAVENAFDIAAASSGLCFGPADLVAEMWAPDESYLAHARARLCTAASRYGLPAVDGNSFELWDTDAIRAQCEAAKRCGFTGKAAIHPRQVGPILETFTVDPEELDSYRQTIKDYEADDAGFTVTKDRVVAPPFVLKARRMLALYEGNPRPVR is encoded by the coding sequence ATGAATGTCGACCCGTGCATGTTCTATGTCCCGGCATCCCGAGCCGACACGTTGCTCGACACAGTGCCCGAGCACTCGATCGCGCTGGTGCTCGACCTCGAGGACTCGGTCCCGGCGCACGCGAAGCCGACCGCTCGCGCGCGGCTGCGCGACATCGACCTGACGGGTACGGACCTCGCCGGAGTCACCGTGCGAATCAACAGCATCGAGACGCCGGACGGGCTGCTCGACATCCAGACCATCCTCGCGCTGGGCGGGGAGATCGGCGGGCTGCCGGTGCAGACGGTGCTGGTGCCGAAGGTCGTCACCGGACGAGATGTCGCGGTCTACCGCTCGCTGCTGTCCGGGCTGGCCGATCCCCCCGAGATCGGCAGCATCATCGAGACGGTCGACGCGGTCGAGAACGCCTTCGACATCGCCGCAGCGAGCAGTGGGCTCTGCTTCGGGCCCGCCGATCTGGTGGCGGAGATGTGGGCACCGGACGAGTCCTATCTGGCCCACGCGCGGGCCAGGCTGTGCACCGCCGCGTCTCGTTACGGCCTGCCTGCCGTAGACGGGAACTCCTTCGAACTCTGGGACACGGACGCGATCCGCGCCCAGTGCGAAGCCGCCAAACGGTGCGGTTTCACCGGTAAGGCGGCCATCCACCCGAGGCAGGTCGGCCCGATCCTGGAGACGTTCACCGTCGATCCGGAAGAACTGGACTCCTACCGCCAGACGATCAAGGACTACGAAGCCGACGACGCGGGCTTCACCGTCACCAAGGACCGCGTCGTCGCTCCGCCCTTTGTCTTGAAGGCGCGGCGCATGCTCGCGCTGTACGAGGGGAACCCGCGCCCGGTCCGCTGA
- a CDS encoding ornithine cyclodeaminase family protein encodes MTVATAASSVRLVRSVAESMRDALCGGAVGRMLVPPRETVEDATGTKFISMPAVSPDHDLYINKVATIMPAPERHGIPQASHAATVTSVVPIFSVSTGRFLGVLDGAAVTNLKCAAVTALVTDRCAAPDSRVLGIIGSGVQARQQLLGASAVRDLAEVRIWSRDPRRAAAFARDASAMVAATVNVVVCASAVEASRGVDVLSTATTSVSPLPLAVDLPAHLHVNCMGAHTTESRELSVELLRSSVLIVEDLRTAIAEAGPSHAGALELDALVSADASEFACRRTIFASTGCAYLDLITCAHLADRHGDGPLSVTSTSTLAKEDFAVDTLGHDEVAGASVRGNGAPIDGTPSDAAIEAEFDVCTRRLGIDVPTDLKSGVVRGYRGLREMAAALREVQDRHQGGADRGKATSNG; translated from the coding sequence ATGACGGTGGCAACCGCGGCCTCGTCGGTGCGGCTGGTCCGATCGGTTGCCGAGTCGATGCGCGACGCGCTGTGCGGCGGTGCGGTCGGCCGCATGCTGGTTCCACCACGAGAGACGGTCGAGGACGCCACGGGAACGAAGTTCATCTCGATGCCCGCCGTGTCGCCCGACCACGACCTCTACATCAACAAAGTCGCGACGATCATGCCCGCGCCCGAACGACACGGGATACCGCAAGCGTCGCACGCAGCCACCGTGACCTCGGTTGTACCAATATTCTCCGTTTCCACGGGGCGGTTCCTCGGTGTGCTGGACGGTGCTGCCGTCACCAATCTGAAATGCGCTGCGGTGACGGCTCTGGTGACCGACCGCTGCGCCGCGCCGGACAGCCGGGTCCTCGGCATCATCGGATCGGGGGTCCAGGCCCGCCAGCAGCTGCTCGGCGCGTCCGCGGTGCGCGACCTCGCCGAGGTCCGCATCTGGTCTCGCGACCCGCGCCGCGCCGCGGCGTTCGCCCGCGATGCGTCGGCGATGGTCGCCGCGACCGTGAACGTCGTCGTCTGCGCGTCCGCTGTGGAGGCCAGCCGAGGCGTCGATGTCCTGTCGACCGCCACGACTTCGGTGTCTCCGCTTCCGCTTGCGGTGGATCTGCCTGCTCATCTGCACGTCAACTGCATGGGCGCGCACACCACCGAGTCACGCGAGCTGTCTGTCGAGCTGCTCCGCTCCAGCGTCCTGATCGTCGAGGACTTGCGCACGGCGATCGCCGAGGCCGGTCCGAGCCACGCGGGCGCTCTGGAACTCGATGCCCTGGTGTCGGCGGATGCCTCCGAGTTCGCGTGTCGGCGGACGATCTTCGCCTCCACCGGGTGCGCGTACCTGGATTTGATCACCTGCGCCCATCTGGCAGACCGGCACGGGGACGGACCGCTGTCCGTCACCAGTACATCGACCCTGGCAAAGGAGGATTTCGCGGTGGACACCCTCGGACACGACGAGGTTGCGGGCGCTTCCGTCCGCGGGAACGGAGCGCCGATCGACGGGACTCCGTCCGACGCGGCGATCGAGGCGGAGTTCGACGTCTGCACCCGAAGGCTGGGCATCGACGTGCCCACGGACCTGAAAAGCGGTGTGGTGCGCGGATATCGAGGCCTGCGGGAGATGGCCGCGGCGCTGCGGGAGGTTCAGGACCGGCACCAGGGAGGGGCGGACAGGGGAAAGGCGACATCTAATGGCTGA
- a CDS encoding SRPBCC family protein: MTDQTEVPRIVSASREIAAGAAEIFELIADPAQQPRWDGNDNLSEAASGQRVRVVGEVFSTTLTNGAVRENHVVEFAEGSRIAWRPSEPGKEPPGHLWRWELEPVGEGRTRVTHTYDWTLLTDEKRQVRARATTADKLLASIVRLAELAENQADSTQR; this comes from the coding sequence GTGACCGACCAGACCGAGGTTCCCCGCATCGTCAGCGCCAGCCGTGAAATCGCCGCGGGCGCGGCAGAAATCTTCGAGCTCATCGCCGATCCGGCCCAGCAGCCACGCTGGGACGGCAACGACAACCTGTCGGAGGCCGCGTCGGGGCAACGGGTGCGGGTGGTGGGGGAGGTGTTCAGCACGACCCTGACCAATGGGGCCGTGCGCGAGAACCACGTAGTGGAGTTCGCGGAGGGCAGCCGCATCGCTTGGCGTCCATCCGAACCGGGAAAAGAGCCGCCCGGCCACCTGTGGCGCTGGGAACTGGAACCGGTCGGCGAGGGCCGCACCCGGGTCACCCACACCTATGACTGGACTCTGCTGACGGACGAGAAGCGTCAGGTTCGCGCCCGCGCAACCACTGCCGACAAACTATTGGCTTCCATCGTCCGCCTCGCCGAACTCGCTGAAAATCAAGCGGATTCAACGCAGCGGTAA